In a genomic window of Salmo trutta chromosome 32, fSalTru1.1, whole genome shotgun sequence:
- the LOC115170612 gene encoding galanin receptor type 2-like: MSDLEDFSKTAGHWNTSDSYQLNPTSVIVPVVFSLIFLLGTIGNSLVLAVLLRSGQVGYNTTNLFILNLSVADFFFIIFCVPFQATIYSLEGWVFGSFMCKVVHFFINLTMYASSFTLAAVSVDRYLAIRYPLRSRELRTPCNAVVAMVVIWGLSLIFAGPYLSYYDLIDYANSNVCVPGWEEYNRKVLDTCTFVFGYVIPVLIVSLSYTRTIKYLWTAVDPLDGMSESKRAKRKVTKMIIIVTVLFCICWLPYHVVILCYLYGDFPFNQTTYAFRILSHCMAYANSCLNPIVYALVSKHFRKGFKKVFSCILSKNGRNKVHVVHVANTVPGFQAGSTEVSQMNEDNVRQNDCEMSSRPIAEPREATISHFQKQP, encoded by the exons ATGTCAGATCTGGAAGACTTCAGCAAAACAGCAGGGCACTGGAACACATCGGACAGCTACCAGCTGAATCCCACCAGTGTGATCGTGCCCGTGGTGTTCTCGCTCATATTCCTGCTGGGGACCATTGGGAACAGTCTGGTCCTGGCCGTCCTCCTCCGCAGCGGCCAGGTGGGATACAACACCACCAACCTGTTCATCCTCAACCTCAGTGTGGCCGACTTCTTCTTCATCATCTTCTGCGTGCCTTTCCAAGCCACCATCTACTCCCTGGAGGGCTGGGTGTTCGGCTCCTTCATGTGCAAGGTGGTCCACTTCTTCATCAACCTCACCATGTACGCCAGCAGCTTCACGCTTGCCGCCGTCTCGGTCGACAG GTATCTGGCCATTCGCTACCCTCTTCGCTCTAGAGAGTTGAGAACGCCCTGtaatgctgtggttgccatggtAGTCATCTGGGGACTATCATTGATCTTCGCAGGACCGTATTTGAGCTACTACGACCTCATAGATTACGCCAACAGTAACGTTTGTGTTCCAGGTTGGGAGGAGTACAACCGCAAGGTGCTGGACACGTGCACCTTTGTGTTTGGTTATGTGATCCCTGTGCTCATCGTGAGCCTGTCCTACACCAGAACCATCAAGTACCTGTGGACTGCTGTGGACCCTCTGGACGGGATGTCAGAGTCCAAGAGGGCTAAGCGCAAAGTCACCAAAATGATCATCATCGTCACAGTGCTCTTCTGCATATGCTGGCTGCCCTATCATGTGGTGATCCTATGCTATCTGTATGGAGACTTCCCCTTCAACCAGACCACATACGCATTCAGGATCCTCTCTCACTGCATGGCCTACGCCAACTCCTGCCTCAACCCCATTGTGTACGCCTTGGTGTCCAAGCACTTTCGCAAAGGCTTCAAGAAGGTGTTCAGCTGCATTCTCAGTAAGAACGGCAGGAACAAAGTGCATGTGGTACATGTAGCCAACACTGTGCCTGGGTTCCAGGCGGGGTCCACAGAAGTGTCACAAATGAATGAGGACAATGTACGGCAAAATGACTGTGAGATGAGTAGCCGGCCCATCGCCGAGCCGAGGGAAGCAACTATAAGCCATTTCCAGAAACAGCCTTGA